AACCGGAGAAAATTGCCGCCGCCCCCAGACCGAGAGTCGGAATAATGGAGACTGCTTTCCGCGATGCCCACCAGTCCATAATGGCAACGAGACTGAGGACAGACGACATGCTCCCTATTTGCGAGATAATGGACGAGGTCGGTTACCATTCAGTGGAGATGTGGGGGGGAGCTACCTTTGATTCTGCAATGCGTTTCCTGAACGAAGACCCATGGGACAGACTCCGGCAGATCAAGAAACGGATGAAGAAGACAAAGACCCAGATGCTGCTCAGAGGGCAGAATCTGGTTGGGTACAGGCATTACTCCGACGAGACAGTCCGTGAATTTGTAAAGCGGGCGATAGGCAACGGGATAGATATCGTAAGGATATTCGATGCGCTCAATGACCTGCGCAACATGTCCATTGCAGCTGAAGCCGTCAAAAAAGAGGGCGGAGAACTGCAGATGTCCATCTCTTACACCATTTCACCCGTCCATACCCTTGATCTTTTTGCCAAGCAGGCTAAAGACATGGCGGACATGGGGGCCGACTCGATATGTATAAAAGACATGGCAGGACTTATGTCTCCGGTTGCCGCTTCCGAACTTGTTAAGGCTATCAAAAAGAAGGTAAACCTGCCGGTGCAGCTCCACAGCCACTACACCAGCGGAATGGCCGCAATGAGTTATCTTGCGGGACTTGAGGCCGGGGCTGACGTTATCGACTGCGCAATATCCCCGTTTGCTATGGGAACGAGCCAGCCTGCAACAGAAGCAATGGTGGCTGCACTTAAAGGCGGTCCGCTGGACACGCATCTCTCTCTTGAGAAACTCCTGCCTGTTGCAGAGTACTATGAGGGCCTGAAGAAAAAGTACAGCGACATAATTATGGGAGTAAGCGGAGTAGATATCAACATACTGCTCTATCAGGTACCAGGAGGGATGTATTCAAACCTTCAGAGCCAGCTTAAGGAGGGGAATGCCTTACATAAGTTCAAAGAGGTCATGGAGGAAGTCCCGAGGGTCCGCAAAGAGATGGGTTATCCTCCGCTTGTTACCCCGACCAGCCAGCTTGTAGGTACTCAGGCAGCCATGAACGTTATTTCAGGAGAACGCTGGAAGATGGTGTCCAAGGAAGTATATCAGTACTTCAGGGGTTACTATGGAACAACTCCGGCTCCTGTCGATCCATTGATCCAGAAGAAGGTGCTTGGCGACGAGATCCCGATCACCTGCAGACCCGGAGAAAAGATCGAGCCTGAGCTTGAGGCCGCCAAAAAAGAGATGGGCGTTTGGATGACACAGCCTGAGGATGTTCTGAGCTACGTTCTCTTCCCGCAGGTCGCCAAAGACTTCCTGCCCAAAAAGTTTGCAAAGGAAAACTGCGTTGACATTGGTCTTGAAGAACAGGCATCTCCGGAAGCATACGCGATATAGCAGGCGGATAGACGAAATAACCGAATAATGACTCAAAGGGGCCTCTAAAACCAATTACCCGGAGGCCCCTATTTTATTTCTCTCAGATATGAAAAATAGGATACAATTCTAAATTAGAAAGATTATTTTTCAGACCCAAATGTGATGCCAAACATCAGGAAAGGATGAAAATAATGAAATTTTTTATCGACACCGCAAATATCGATGAAGTAAGGACAGCCTGTTCATGGGGCATTATCGCAGGAGCGACCACCAATCCTACTCTTGTATCAAAAGAGGGCAGCGTGGATTTTCACACCCGAGTACGTGAGATAGCGGAGACTGTTAAGGGGCCTGTCAGCGCTGAAGCAGTGTCGCTCGAAAAAGATAAGCTGATCGAGGAAGCAAGAGTGATCGCTAAGATAGATCCTAATGTAGTAGTAAAGATCCCGCTCTGTCCGGATGGACTTGGAGCTGTAAGGGAGCTTTCAAAAGAGGGTATCAAAACCAACGTGACCCTTATTTTTTCAGCGAACCAGGCTATTCTGGCGGCTGCTGCGGGTGCAACTTATGTAAGTCCCTTTGTCGGACGCCTGGATGACATCGGTGAAGACGGGATGCAGCTTGTCAGGGATATAGCAGAGATATTCGATATCTACGGGATAGAGACGCAAATAATCGCAGCCAGCCTTCGCCATCCGGCTCATGTCTTTGAATCAGCAAAGGCCGGGGCGCATATTGCGACAGTCCCGTTCAAAGTTCTCAAAATGATGTTTGACCATCCTCTGACAGCGAAGGGGATAGACCAGTTCAACAAGGACTGGGAAAAGTATCTGGGAGCTAAGAAATAACCACCCTTGGAGAATTTGCAGCGTCTGCGCTGCGGAGAATTTGCGGTGTCACCACCGCGGTGAATTTGCGAGAGAAGCACTCGCGGAGAATTTGCTGAATGATCCATTCAGCGTTGAATCGGCCCTTAAATCATAAATCCTGAATTCTCCGCCTGACAGGGTCAGGCAAATTCCCCGCGATGCGAAGCGATGCAAATTCTCCAGCGACGAAAGTCGCAAATTCTCCGCAGCCAAAGGCTGCAAATTCCCCGGCGGACGTATTCTCCGCCCGCTGCTCAAATGGAGGACATTATTCTCGGAAGGGCGAGTTTCAGGACTTCTATCCCCTTCAGATATTCGGATACGGGGATCTGTTCATTGGAACTGTGGTCGTATAAGGAGTTGCCGGGCCCGTATGCTCCCATGTGGCAGCCCCAGGGTGACAGAACGTTGAAATCGCATGTCCCCTGCTTGGCCAGCACTCTCGGAGTCTCACCGCAGTCCCGTATAGCGTTCCTGAAGGCCCGTATTACGGGATCGGACTTATGGACCCCGTAGGGAGGCACATATTCTATAATTTCGGATCTTACCCCGAAGGCCGCTGCGGTCTCTCTTATCATAAGTTCGAGCTCTTCCTGATCGGCCCCCAGAGGAGTCCTGAGGTCCATTGTGATGCTGGCGCTTCTTTTGCCTGCCTCATGTCCTTCCATTTCCATTATCGCCACAGACCAGCCCTTCCCCATGTTTCTGGTTATATCTATTATGGAAGATGCTGCCATGACTGAATCAGTTATTGGCCCCGGACTTCCGGACCTGTGCGCCCCATCGTCTTCGCCCTTAATGTCAAATAGGATCCTGCCCCTATAGGAGATCGCTACGCCGTCGCTCCCAGTGGGCTCGCCTATGACGCATGCCTCGGGGGAGTGAAGGGGCATGCGGAACCTTGCTCCCTTTGAGTCGATCTCTTCTCCTACCGCTGCGACAAAGGTGATCCTCCATCCCTCCGGTACTGGAACAGCACCTCCCGCTACAGCCATTGCACAGCACGGACCTTTTGCGTCAACGCTTCCTCGTCCCTGGATCACCTGTTCGTTGATGATAACTTCCGGGCCTCCTGGTACGGTATCGATGTGGCTCAGCAGGACAAGCTCCTTATCTCCTGTTCCCCGTTCTGCAACAACACTGCCTGCTCCGTCAAGGTGCGAGCCGCTCCATCCAAAGCGGGGGAGCCTGTCTGCCAGCATCCTTGCAGCATCAGCTTCGTGTCTGGTCGGACTGGGGACAGCTACAAGATCTGCCAGGAGCCTGGCTGATTCAGGGAGTCCCATGTCAAAATGCCTCCAGAGTTCTTGCCAGGATCAGGGCCGCATCTTCAAAGTCCTTTTCCTCAGCGGCAAATGAGGGCAGGAACCTTAAAGTCCGGGGACCTGCGGTGAGGGAGAGGAGACCGTTCTCCTGCAGGGCTTTGACCACTCCGACGGAGGGAATGTCCAGCTCTATGCCATTAAGAAGTCCCATGCCGCGGACATCCTTTATGTGTGTGCTTTCTATAGCAGATATTCGGGATCTGAAAAACTCTCCCGATCTGGCTGCTTTTTGAGGAAGTTCACTGTGCATGACCATTGAAAGGACAGCCAGAGAAACTGTCGCGGCCAGCTCGTTTCCTCCGTATGTGGAGCCATGGCTGTGGGGTAAAAAGTCTCCGAGCTCTTTTTTCCATACCAGTGCCCCGGCAGGTATCCCGCCCGCAAGGCCCTTTGCCAGGCAGACCATGTCGGGATCCAGTCCTGTAAGGCTGCTTGCAAGAGGCGCACCGCACCTTCCGAGGCCGCTCTGTATCTCATCGGATACGAGAAGGGCAGAGTGTTTTCTGCACGCTTCGGTAATTTTATTTCCTGTTTTGGCAGGAAGTGCAAAGATTCCTCCCTCTCCCTGTACCGGTTCTATAAAGACAGCTGCCGTATCATCGTCGATATTGTCAGCGATGTCGACCATGGAAAAGTGTTCCGCCTTACCTACCAGCGGCATGAAAGGTTCCCTGTATTTGGGGTTGAAGGTTATTGAGAGAGCTCCGCAGGTACGTCCATGGAATCCCCTTCTGCATGCCAGTATGCGCCCGCGTCCCTTTCTCAGTGTGAGAACAAGCTTGAGTGCGGCTTCGATGGCTTCCGTGCCGCTGTTGCAGAGAAAGACCCTGCCCTCTCCAAGCA
This sequence is a window from Synergistetes bacterium HGW-Synergistetes-1. Protein-coding genes within it:
- the fsa gene encoding fructose-6-phosphate aldolase; its protein translation is MKFFIDTANIDEVRTACSWGIIAGATTNPTLVSKEGSVDFHTRVREIAETVKGPVSAEAVSLEKDKLIEEARVIAKIDPNVVVKIPLCPDGLGAVRELSKEGIKTNVTLIFSANQAILAAAAGATYVSPFVGRLDDIGEDGMQLVRDIAEIFDIYGIETQIIAASLRHPAHVFESAKAGAHIATVPFKVLKMMFDHPLTAKGIDQFNKDWEKYLGAKK
- a CDS encoding aspartate aminotransferase family protein; amino-acid sequence: MPDSLSSLYGGRGIALTHGVGSHVFDSADRGYIDFFNGHGASLFGHSHPLLTEALARAAKGIWTSGAGFESPVREKLADELGLMLGEGRVFLCNSGTEAIEAALKLVLTLRKGRGRILACRRGFHGRTCGALSITFNPKYREPFMPLVGKAEHFSMVDIADNIDDDTAAVFIEPVQGEGGIFALPAKTGNKITEACRKHSALLVSDEIQSGLGRCGAPLASSLTGLDPDMVCLAKGLAGGIPAGALVWKKELGDFLPHSHGSTYGGNELAATVSLAVLSMVMHSELPQKAARSGEFFRSRISAIESTHIKDVRGMGLLNGIELDIPSVGVVKALQENGLLSLTAGPRTLRFLPSFAAEEKDFEDAALILARTLEAF
- a CDS encoding oxaloacetate decarboxylase (Converts oxaloacetate to phosphoenolpyruvate using ATP as an energy source) yields the protein METAFRDAHQSIMATRLRTDDMLPICEIMDEVGYHSVEMWGGATFDSAMRFLNEDPWDRLRQIKKRMKKTKTQMLLRGQNLVGYRHYSDETVREFVKRAIGNGIDIVRIFDALNDLRNMSIAAEAVKKEGGELQMSISYTISPVHTLDLFAKQAKDMADMGADSICIKDMAGLMSPVAASELVKAIKKKVNLPVQLHSHYTSGMAAMSYLAGLEAGADVIDCAISPFAMGTSQPATEAMVAALKGGPLDTHLSLEKLLPVAEYYEGLKKKYSDIIMGVSGVDINILLYQVPGGMYSNLQSQLKEGNALHKFKEVMEEVPRVRKEMGYPPLVTPTSQLVGTQAAMNVISGERWKMVSKEVYQYFRGYYGTTPAPVDPLIQKKVLGDEIPITCRPGEKIEPELEAAKKEMGVWMTQPEDVLSYVLFPQVAKDFLPKKFAKENCVDIGLEEQASPEAYAI
- a CDS encoding acetyl-lysine deacetylase; amino-acid sequence: MGLPESARLLADLVAVPSPTRHEADAARMLADRLPRFGWSGSHLDGAGSVVAERGTGDKELVLLSHIDTVPGGPEVIINEQVIQGRGSVDAKGPCCAMAVAGGAVPVPEGWRITFVAAVGEEIDSKGARFRMPLHSPEACVIGEPTGSDGVAISYRGRILFDIKGEDDGAHRSGSPGPITDSVMAASSIIDITRNMGKGWSVAIMEMEGHEAGKRSASITMDLRTPLGADQEELELMIRETAAAFGVRSEIIEYVPPYGVHKSDPVIRAFRNAIRDCGETPRVLAKQGTCDFNVLSPWGCHMGAYGPGNSLYDHSSNEQIPVSEYLKGIEVLKLALPRIMSSI